In the Brassica napus cultivar Da-Ae chromosome A7, Da-Ae, whole genome shotgun sequence genome, one interval contains:
- the LOC106356412 gene encoding uncharacterized protein LOC106356412, translating to MIRGGGGKSSGYSADLMVCFPSRTRLSLHSKSIFSPSHSLIRRQNAPHHRRSFSKLSGSGGSLHYSQREVAEEPTSPQVTCAGQIKVRPSKRSGGGKNWQSLIGEIDKIHRTKSEGKFLGIKKDVMGFLTCLRDLDFRCFGVFPPVDAVSHEEEDEDEDEASGSVFSKWSKVLHEKEKAFTDAETAVPPPNALLLMRCRSARADNECENTEKDRGEYEKETVIKKKDLRTLMEKEKNVNMVVMNYDTNCYKLSPDISKETWVVGGTQDLLFRSQSWKR from the coding sequence atgatcagaggaggaggaggaaagtCTTCAGGTTACTCTGCAGATCTGATGGTTTGTTTCCCTTCAAGAACACGCTTGTCTTTACATTCTAAATCCATTTTTAGCCCTTCTCATTCCCTTATCCGCCGTCAAAATGCTCCTCACCACCGCCGCAGCTTCAGTAAGCTCTCAGGAAGCGGCGGCAGCCTGCATTATAGTCAAAGAGAGGTAGCAGAAGAACCAACGTCGCCGCAAGTCACGTGTGCCGGTCAGATCAAAGTGCGGCCTAGTAAACGCAGTGGTGGAGGCAAGAATTGGCAGTCGTTGATAGGGGAGATAGACAAGATACATAGAACCAAGTCGGAGGGTAAGTTTTTGGGGATTAAGAAGGATGTCATGGGGTTCTTGACGTGTCTCCGTGATCTTGATTTTCGGTGTTTTGGTGTGTTTCCTCCAGTAGATGCAGTCTCCCacgaagaggaagatgaagatgaagacgaaGCTTCGGGGAGTGTTTTCTCAAAATGGTCTAAGGTTCTACACGAAAAGGAAAAAGCGTTTACAGACGCGGAAACTGCGGTTCCGCCGCCAAACGCGTTGTTGCTGATGCGGTGCAGATCTGCGCGGGCAGACAATGAATGTGAAAACACTGAAAAAGATAGAGGAGAATACGAGAAGGAGACAGTGATAAAGAAGAAGGATCTGAGAACATTGATGGAGAAAGAGAAAAATGTAAATATGGTGGTGATGAATTACGACACAAACTGTTACAAACTCTCTCCAGACATCTCCAAGGAAACATGGGTTGTAGGTGGAACTCAAGATCTTCTGTTCCGAAGTCAAAGCTGGAAGAGATAA
- the LOC106356409 gene encoding F-box protein AUF2-like, whose product MDVFDGLPDAIVVDILNKVVDVKTLHRCSSVCKRFNSLVPQSESLFFRLDQDVTTESRPDSPVSNIFQSLVKSFQGFLSLFSKPAKPIRFTNLSPNIPSKILSRFDRIKNLEVELPGGDVSLEKGAAVKWKAEFGKTLKTCVVVAFRSASTVSSSPPDGESDAIGLETRVVWTISSLMAASTRHFLMSEVVKEHKEMESLVMHDVGGEGTVVMGTEGLREFRKTEEARGGEADERVVKNRRSVVPKVRMSMRHAPSLKLKSGIYLESATLVIVRPSEGYSDVGDD is encoded by the coding sequence ATGGACGTTTTTGATGGACTTCCAGATGCGATCGTTGTCGATATCTTGAACAAAGTCGTTGACGTCAAAACCTTACATCGTTGCAGTTCTGTCTGCAAGCGATTCAACTCGCTTGTACCTCAGTCCGAGTCACTCTTCTTCCGACTCGACCAGGACGTTACCACCGAGTCACGGCCCGATTCTCCCGTCAGCAACATTTTCCAATCATTAGTCAAGTCCTTCCAAGGCTTCCTCTCTTTATTCTCTAAACCGGCTAAACCGATCCGGTTCACGAATCTTTCACCTAATATTCCTTCCAAGATTCTATCTCGGTTTGACCGGATCAAGAATCTTGAGGTCGAGCTTCCCGGCGGCGATGTAAGCCTTGAGAAAGGCGCCGCCGTTAAGTGGAAAGCAGAGTTTGgtaaaactcttaaaacatgCGTCGTCGTCGCGTTTCGCTCCGCCTCCACCGTGTCCTCTTCCCCTCCGGACGGTGAGTCAGACGCCATTGGGCTGGAAACGCGCGTGGTGTGGACGATAAGCTCTTTGATGGCCGCGTCGACTCGTCATTTTTTGATGAGCGAAGTCGTGAAGGAGCACAAAGAAATGGAGAGTTTGGTGATGCATGACGTAGGAGGAGAAGGCACGGTGGTGATGGGAACAGAGGGTCTGAGAGAGTTTCGAAAGACGGAGGAGGCGCGTGGTGGAGAAGCAGACGAACGCGTGGTGAAAAACCGGAGGAGTGTTGTCCCGAAAGTGAGGATGAGCATGAGGCACGCGCCGTCGCTTAAGCTCAAAAGCGGCATCTATTTAGAATCTGCGACGCTCGTGATCGTAAGGCCGAGCGAAGGATATTCCGATGTCGGAGATGATTAG
- the LOC125576516 gene encoding uncharacterized protein At1g43920, Chloroplastic-like gives MGEIINPVRDSSSILFDLVLKNLDSHLSFFEYRMMSSGCEDSSVNTMGIRGIPEQCGCGRRTGIYTSKTKVNPGRTFFRCPTFQNDHLYKWVDEAVYEEVQDALPKVECFASDVMKLKMEIESMKTVEEELKEDVRKASNELKKLNVIMKVGFSVVCLCGVICLVLIMFDKAYGLSMNSY, from the exons ATGGGCGAAATCATAAATCCAGTTCGCGATTCAAGCTCGATTCTCTTCGATCTCGTCCTTAAGAATCTCGATTCTCATCTCTCCTTCTTCGAGTATCGCATGATGAGTTCGGGTTGTGAGGATTCGTCTGTGAATACGATGGGAATTCGTGGTATCCCGGAGCAATGCGGCTGTGGTCGAAGAACTGGGATATACACATCAAAAACGAAGGTCAATCCAGGAAGAACTTTCTTTAGATGCCCAacgtttcaaaat GATCACTTGTATAAATGGGTAGATGAAGCTGTCTACGAAGAGGTTCAAGATGCATTGCCAAAAGTTGAGTGCTTTGCATCAGATGTTATGAAACTTAAAATGGAGATCGAAAGCATGAAAACCGTGGAGGAAGAGTTGAAAGAAGATGTCAGGAAGGCGAGCAATGAACTTAAGAAGCTGAATGTGATCATGAAAGTGGGTTTTTCGGTGGTTTGTTTATGCGGTGTGATATGTCTTGTGTTGATCATGTTTGACAAAGCATATGGGTTGTCTATGAATAGCTACTAG
- the LOC106441351 gene encoding uncharacterized protein LOC106441351: MIFGAMRNFDYGSDEAVQESKKGGERDASVSLSSPERSRIRKSVEGISMLASTEVSKASKTRRGTSYGSPASSPEKTTRRGTSYGSPSPVKATRRGSTLSPRVSKKQKVNVAPSGDDREEWPETEMLASTVAKKTRRGTSYGGSPVSPRQSKKQKVNSERSLGDDGDDREEFLQIEEFGDIGDDGREDENGIAGIEEVGCTDLSLYFGDKAKNDDCEVDEDEGDDDAWDDDKIPDPVSSDDENEEEMRPAQAYREDTDPEELLQLGKTFSDAEDFKHACLRYTLKTRYNIKYYRSSSLKMGAKCAAEMRDDEAPCPWMVYCSYDRRKQKLMVKAYVNDHKCERTGYSKILKRSAIASLFAERLRLNPKLTAKEIQAEILREYKMEVLENSCIKAKTKVMKERRKTHEEHFDKIWDYQAEILRSNPGSTMEIETIPGATVGSKQRFYRLYMCFQAQKEAWKKTCRPVIGLDGAFLKWDIKGQLLAAVGRDGDNRIVPIAWAPFYTTSKWRETYSFGIRPVNGMIEWPRTNRLGVIPPPNRNGKPGRPKNHDRKKGTNETVSTTKLSRANRVMTCSNCKEEGHYKNTCRKAFVESPPKKPRGRPRKYQGLHFGESQAQSSEAQTSQNQSSQAQASAWEVPQSSEGQSSQAQSSRWEVPQSSQAEASQTAAWGRWFF, encoded by the exons ATGATTTTCGGAGCGATGAGGAATTTCGATTACGGGAGTGACGAAGCGGTTCAAGAGTCGAAGAAGGGTGGAGAACGCGATGCTTCTGTGAGTTTGTCATCGCCGGAGAGATCGAGGATTCGTAAAAGCGTTGAAGGGATATCGATGTTGGCATCTACAGAGGTGTCGAAGGCGTCGAAGACAAGGCGGGGAACTTCATATGGGTCGCCTGCGTCATCTCCGGAGAAGACCACGAGGAGGGGAACTTCATATGGGTCGCCATCTCCGGTGAAGGCCACGAGGCGTGGTTCAACTCTGTCTCCTAGAGTTtcgaagaagcagaaggtaaatGTGGCTCCTTCTGGTGATGACAGAGAGGAATGGCCAGAGACTGAGATGTTGGCATCAACAGTTGCGAAGAAGACAAGGCGGGGAACTTCATATGGCGGGTCGCCTGTGTCTCCTAGACAAtcgaagaagcagaaggtaaacTCGGAGAGGAGTCTaggtgatgatggtgatgacagagaagaatttctccagaTTGAGGAATTTGGGGATATAGGTGATGATGGTAGGGAAGATGAGAACGGTATTGCTGGCATTGAGGAAGTTGGTTGTACAGATTTGAGTCTTTATTTTGGTGATAAAGCAAAAAATGATGACTGTGAGGTTGATGAAGACGAAGGCGATGATGATGCATGGGATGATGATAAAATCCCTGATCCTGTGTCATCAGATGATGAGAATGAAGAGGAGATGAGACCTGCGCAAGCTTACAGAGAAGACACTGATCCAGAGGAGCTCCTTCAGCTAGGCAAGACATTTTCAGATGCTGAGGACTTCAAACATGCTTGTCTGAGGTATACCCTGAAAACCAGATACAACATCAAGTACTACAGATCCAGTAGCTTGAAGATGGGTGCAAAATGTGCCGCTGAGATGAGAGATGATGAAGCTCCTTGTCCCTGGATGGTCTACTGTTCGTATGATAGGAGGAAACAGAAGTTGATGGTAAAAGCATACGTCAATGACCATAAGTGTGAGAGGACAGGGTATTCCAAGATACTTAAGAGGTCAGCAATTGCAAGTCTATTTGCTGAGAGGTTAAGGCTGAATCCTAAGCTCACGGCAAAGGAGATACAGGCTGAGATATTGAGGGAGTATAAGATGGAAGTTTTAGAAAACTCATGCATTAAGGCCAAGACGAAGGTGATGAAAGAAAGGAGAAAGACCCATGAAGAGCATTTTGATAAAATCTGGGATTACCAAGCAGAGATATTGAGGAGCAATCCTGGATCAACCATGGAAATTGAAACCATACCAGGAGCCACGGTTGGAAGCAAGCAGCGGTTCTATAGACTCTACATGTGTTTCCAAGCACAAAAGGAAGCATGGAAGAAGACTTGTAGGCCTGTTATTGGCTTAGATGGAGCCTTTTTGAAATGGGACATCAAGGGACAGTTGTTGGCTGCGGTTGGAAGAGATGGAGACAATAGGATTGTCCCTATTGCTTGGGCTCCTTTCTACACAACCTCTAAGTGGCGTGAAACCTACAGTTTTGGGATCAGACCTGTAAATGGGATGATAGAGTGGCCTCGGACCAATAGATTAGGTGTGATTCCACCACCTAATCGAAATGGCAAGCCTGGTAGGCCTAAAAACCATGATCGAAAGAAGGGAACCAATGAGACAGTGTCTACTACCAAGCTGAGTCGTGCGAACAGGGTAATGACCTGCTCTAATTGCAAAGAAGAAGGGCACTACAAGAATACATGTCGGAAGGCTTTTGTTGAGAGTCCACCTAAGAAACCAAGAGGCAGACCAAGGAAATATCAG GGACTACACTTTGGCGAGTCACAAGCTCAATCCTCAGAAGCTCAAACCTCACAAAATCAATCCTCACAAGCTCAAGCATCAGCATGGGAAGTTCCTCAATCTTCAGAAGGTCAATCCTCACAAGCTCAATCATCACGATGGGAAGTTCCTCAATCCTCACAAGCTGAAGCATCACAGACAGCAGCGTGGGGAAGATGGTTTTTTTAG
- the LOC111198298 gene encoding uncharacterized protein LOC111198298 → MVTVKLENDVSVTLSLFDAQAVLFHQKLGGMRDDPKVIVATSINPKMVGGRLFLNATSGTHVYYDKETHAGESLFYRLVARDTGLPSAAPLLKSYAKVETVTIAELNHFITTDSPQQEIDFLCTARVSRVESDKGWCYVACSKCSKKLQRTVTSFECARCNNPHAVGSLRYRVEMVVTDDTAEGTFVCFDGVMTKLHNLRASEAVQLLAEEGVNPEDSVMPPFVAGMERKTYTFQVRVTPYNFTVNHQTFTVSRIINEVERAPAPEFVDDEGDDNDDDDAPDGPNNRVESGSGKGNCETSKRAGKEPVGNVRKRARIA, encoded by the exons ATGGTCACCGTCAAATTAGAAAA TGATGTGTCTGTCACTCTTAGTCTGTTTGACGCTCAAGCCGTTTTATTCCACCAGAAGCTTGGAGGCATGCGTGATGATCCTAAAGTGATTGTTGCCACAAGCATAAACCCGAAGATGGTTGGAG GTCGTTTATTCCTCAACGCAACGTCAGGAACACATGTTTATTATGATAAGGAGACACATGCAGGAGAGTCTTTATTTTACCG ATTGGTGGCTAGAGACACTGGTCTTCCGTCTGCCGCACCTCTCTTGAAGTCTTATGCGAAGGTTGAGACTGTGACAATTGCAGAGCTTAACCATTTTATCACTACGGATTCGCCACAG CAGGAAATAGATTTCTTATGCACTGCGAGAGTTTCTCGGGTTGAATCGGACAAAGGGTGGTGCTATGTTGCGTGTTCTAAGTGCAGCAAGAAATTGCAACGCACTGTCACTTCTTTCGAATGTGCACGCTGTAATAACCCTCATGCGGTCGGATCTTTACG TTATCGCGTTGAGATGGTTGTAACTGATGATACTGCTGAAGGGACATTTGTTTGCTTTGATGGTGTTATGACGAAGTTGCATAATCTCCGGGCAAGTGAGGCGGTCCAGTTACTG GCTGAAGAAGGAGTGAACCCTGAGGATTCCGTGATGCCTCCGTTCGTTGCAGGAATGGAACGCAAGACCTACACTTTCCAAGTCCGTGTCACGCCCTACAACTTCACCGTCAACCACCAGACGTTCACCGTGTCGCGTATCATCAATGAGGTTGAGCGTGCACCAGCTCCAGAATTTGTCGATGAT GAAGGTGAtgacaatgatgatgatgatgcgcCAGACGGGCCTAACAACCGTGTGGAGTCTGGTTCCGGCAAGGGCAATTGTGAGACATCAAAGAGAGCTGGAAAGGAGCCAGTCGGTAATGTGCGTAAGAGGGCGCGTATTGCTTAA